One part of the Malus sylvestris chromosome 2, drMalSylv7.2, whole genome shotgun sequence genome encodes these proteins:
- the LOC126601997 gene encoding uncharacterized mitochondrial protein AtMg00310-like: MVKTVTYALPTYSMQSSLLPKSFCEELNMMKAKFGWSGDLGKRKMHWLNWRVLCKPKMDGGLGFRDLYAFNLALLAKQAWRFMRDTKGLVYHVFKARYFPNIDFLNARVTANSSYVWHSIAASPPVLQKGLQWQVGDRKTIRIWKDNWVPRETCLQILTPPPVHYNNEATVEGLLWVESK, from the coding sequence ATGGTGAAGACAGTGACATATGCTTTACCTACATATTCCATGCAAAGTTCTCTACTTCCTAAATCGTTTTGTGAAGAGTTGAACATGATGAAAGCAAAGTTTGGGTGGAGTGGTGATCTGGGGAAAAGGAAAATGCATTGGCTCAACTGGAGGGTGTTGTGTAAGCCCAAAATGGATGGTGGTCTTGGTTTTAGAGACCTTTATGCTTTTAACTTGGCTCTTTTAGCCAAGCAGGCTTGGCGATTTATGCGAGATACTAAGGGCCTAGTGTATCATGTGTTCAAGGCTCGGTATTTTCCTAATATCGATTTTCTAAACGCTCGGGTAACAGCTAATAGCTCTTATGTGTGGCATAGTATTGCTGCTTCGCCACCGGTACTCCAAAAAGGACTTCAGTGGCAGGTAGGTGATAGGAAAACGATCCGCATATGGAAGGATAATTGGGTACCGAGGGAGACATGTCTTCAGATTTTGACACCGCCCCCTGTACATTATAACAATGAAGCTACAGTGGAGGGATTGTTGTGGGTGGAATCAAAGTAG
- the LOC126601999 gene encoding uncharacterized protein LOC126601999, giving the protein MMSSRESRENDEEDGKGLSWKLPILGTQGLAFGLGAGCGLGFGICFLGDAGFGPGIPGLQVGLGLGVGCGVGLGFSYDVEKGIAYNDNRRYSNVGNLFPGENVGISPASRDLSTHDDIGALVEELVDNTKKLVRATTREMDKWRI; this is encoded by the coding sequence ATGATGAGCAGCAGGGAGAGTAgagaaaatgatgaagaagatgggaaAGGTTTGTCGTGGAAGCTTCCAATCCTTGGAACCCAGGGTCTCGCCTTTGGCCTCGGCGCTGGCTGTGGCTTGGGTTTCGGCATCTGCTTCCTCGGCGACGCAGGATTTGGTCCTGGGATTCCTGGCTTGCAAGTTGGCTTGGGCCTTGGTGTTGGATGCGGGGTTGGCTTAGGATTCAGCTACGATGTCGAAAAGGGCATTGCCTACAATGATAATCGCAGATACTCTAATGTAGGCAACCTTTTTCCTGGTGAAAATGTCGGCATTTCTCCTGCTTCTCGAGATCTGTCTACTCACGATGATATTGGTGCACTTGTTGAAGAGCTTGTTGATAATACGAAGAAACTTGTTAGAGCTACTACAAGAGAGATGGACAAGTGGAGAATATGA
- the LOC126602002 gene encoding uncharacterized protein LOC126602002, giving the protein MSFNPDAYGFMVAFAGRNYVTRSLPTFVANGTYTVTTFTLVLEFNKGRLQNLYWKKDRCSKCSGSSDFVCLNNQNCAFKTSSCKNHGGSVDCSIIIQLAFFGTNKHLSVLNSWRSMSSHSCIYKWVVSKRLPKQLSL; this is encoded by the coding sequence ATGTCGTTCAATCCGGATGCTTATGGGTTTATGGTTGCTTTTGCTGGGCGAAATTATGTTACAAGGTCTCTTCCTACTTTTGTTGCTAATGGTACCTACACTGTTACCACCTTTACCCTTGTGCTTGAGTTCAACAAGGGCAGGCTGCAGAACTTGTACTGGAAAAAGGATAGGTGCTCTAAATGTTCAGGGAGCTCTGACTTTGTTTGCCTCAACAATCAGAACTGCGCCTTCAAGACCTCGAGCTGCAAAAACCATGGCGGCTCTGTGGACTGCAGCATCATAATCCAGTTGGCATTTTTCGGCACAAACAAGCACCTTTCGGTTCTTAACTCATGGAGATCGATGTCTTCACATTCGTGTATATACAAGTGGGTGGTGTCAAAAAGGCTGCCCAAGCAGTTGTCACTTTAG